In Vanrija pseudolonga chromosome 4, complete sequence, a single window of DNA contains:
- the ccdc58 gene encoding uncharacterized protein, whose amino-acid sequence MAGPPFGTASAYSDSFPAPPPRELTVSAETCFNLTVFRDVVRQYRKLDDQVVTRLNRAQAQLRDEARVGKGSSPEGMCAKMWLEMICESGWGRTTGIKEDGANEARPSHADEIPPPASDAVIAKLDAVVLIKAYLTPPAGWTHRQTLLTYCINTVEGSMNAKRAAAGGPTDERLAAAPVRPAGVQGGAHERGVREEQAVSDSLHSESAVEAIVRKRTLEVFKSRCPFFTPPPGRDRGWWDIAESGRMTSSGPE is encoded by the exons atggcaGGACCACCGTTCGGCACAGCATCGGCATACTCAGACTCGttccccgcgccgccaccgcgcgaGCTCACCGTGTCGGCCGAGACATGCTTCAACCTGACCGTGTTCCGGG ACGTCGTCCGGCAGTaccgcaagctcgacgaccaggTGGTCACGCGCCTCAACCGTGCCCAGGCGCAGctccgcgacgaggcgcgcgtcggcaagggcagcaGCCCAGAGGGCATGTGTGCCAAGATGTGGCTCGAGATGATCTGTGAGTCAGGATGGGGGCGAACAACTGG GATCAAGGAGGACGGGGCAAACGAAGCGCGCCCAAgtcacgccgacgagatccCTCCGCCGGCGTCTGACgca GtcatcgccaagctcgacgctgTAGTCCTCATAAAGGCGTATCTAACACCCCCAGCCGGCTGGACACATCGCCAGACACTGCTCACGTACTGCATCAACACGGTCGAGGGCTCGATGAACGCCaagcgcgcagcagccggcgGACCAACCGACGAGcggctcgccgcggcgcctgTGCGTCCAGCGGGCGTGCAGGGCGGGGcacacgagcgcggcgtgcgcgaggagcaggcggTCAGCGACTCGCTGCATTCCGAGAGCGCGGTCGAGGCGATTGTGCGCAAGCGGACGCTggagg TGTTCAAGTCCAGGTGTCCCTTCTTCACGCCGCCTCCCGGGAGGGATAGGGGATGGTGGGATATCGCTGAGAGCGGGCGCATGACGTCCAGCGGGCCAGAGtag
- the ccdc58 gene encoding Coiled-coil domain-containing protein 58 gives MAGPPFGTASAYSDSFPAPPPRELTVSAETCFNLTVFRDVVRQYRKLDDQVVTRLNRAQAQLRDEARVGKGSSPEGMCAKMWLEMISGWTHRQTLLTYCINTVEGSMNAKRAAAGGPTDERLAAAPGGAHERGVREEQAVSDSLHSESAVEAIVRKRTLEVFKSRCPFFTPPPGRDRGWWDIAESGRMTSSGPE, from the exons atggcaGGACCACCGTTCGGCACAGCATCGGCATACTCAGACTCGttccccgcgccgccaccgcgcgaGCTCACCGTGTCGGCCGAGACATGCTTCAACCTGACCGTGTTCCGGG ACGTCGTCCGGCAGTaccgcaagctcgacgaccaggTGGTCACGCGCCTCAACCGTGCCCAGGCGCAGctccgcgacgaggcgcgcgtcggcaagggcagcaGCCCAGAGGGCATGTGTGCCAAGATGTGGCTCGAGATGATCT CCGGCTGGACACATCGCCAGACACTGCTCACGTACTGCATCAACACGGTCGAGGGCTCGATGAACGCCaagcgcgcagcagccggcgGACCAACCGACGAGcggctcgccgcggcgcct GGCGGGGcacacgagcgcggcgtgcgcgaggagcaggcggTCAGCGACTCGCTGCATTCCGAGAGCGCGGTCGAGGCGATTGTGCGCAAGCGGACGCTggagg TGTTCAAGTCCAGGTGTCCCTTCTTCACGCCGCCTCCCGGGAGGGATAGGGGATGGTGGGATATCGCTGAGAGCGGGCGCATGACGTCCAGCGGGCCAGAGtag